The following DNA comes from Ardenticatenales bacterium.
TCAGCGGCGTGGATATGTTACGGGCGGAAATGGCCGCGATAGACCAGGGACTGGACGTGATCGGCGTGTTCCACAGCCATCCGGACTGCCCGCCCGTAGCCTCGCCGCGCGATCTGGCGTGGGCGGCCTGGTCTGGCTACTCTTATTTGATCACGCAGGTGGATGCCGGCATGCCCACTCTGAGCCGTTCCTGGCAGCTTCTACCGGACCGCTCCGGCTTCACCGAAGAGGAAATTGTGCTTCAACAAGGCAGCACCACCATCAACGATAACATCTTCTCGGAAGCTGTTACCCAGGGCCATCCTTCA
Coding sequences within:
- a CDS encoding M67 family metallopeptidase, encoding MLKLSPTVYEAIKAHGAASYPDEGCGLLLGETTGAHRLAVAIFPVPNTWPEEAEKPRRFLISGVDMLRAEMAAIDQGLDVIGVFHSHPDCPPVASPRDLAWAAWSGYSYLITQVDAGMPTLSRSWQLLPDRSGFTEEEIVLQQGSTTINDNIFSEAVTQGHPS